One stretch of Aquimarina sp. Aq107 DNA includes these proteins:
- a CDS encoding BspA family leucine-rich repeat surface protein translates to MKTLSLYICLFLLCISCAKDDDGQILNNLNDITLFSINGQQGTIDTNTITFELDSGTDITALTPDIEHTGLRVVPADGVAQDFTNPVTYTVVAEDGSTQEFTVIVTISLGTATGIEFITTWFANEITIPTNPEFTYNYNVDWNNDGIVDESGITGNVTRIFDTNVERTIRITGTFPAINFGGGVEGDEANNIISVDQWGTGIWLSMESAFASCENLKILATDIPDLSSVTNMEGIFANALIVNPDVSDWEIGNVTSLRGAFFNAESANPDISNWNISNVSNAAIMFENSALSTENYDKLLISFANQTRQNNVFFDSFPATFCSDEAAAAKAILVNESNWRIIDGGRCE, encoded by the coding sequence ATGAAAACATTATCTCTTTACATTTGTCTATTCTTACTATGTATATCCTGCGCTAAAGATGATGACGGTCAGATACTAAACAATCTTAATGATATTACTTTGTTTAGTATTAATGGGCAACAAGGTACTATCGATACTAATACGATTACTTTTGAGTTAGATTCAGGAACAGATATTACAGCTTTAACTCCGGATATTGAGCATACTGGGTTACGTGTAGTTCCTGCTGATGGAGTTGCGCAAGATTTTACAAACCCGGTGACTTATACCGTAGTTGCAGAAGACGGAAGTACTCAAGAATTTACGGTAATAGTTACAATCAGTTTAGGAACAGCTACAGGAATAGAATTTATAACAACCTGGTTTGCCAATGAAATTACCATTCCTACAAATCCAGAATTCACCTATAATTACAATGTGGATTGGAACAACGATGGTATTGTAGATGAATCTGGAATAACAGGAAATGTCACCCGTATTTTTGATACCAATGTGGAACGTACTATACGTATAACTGGGACTTTTCCTGCAATAAATTTTGGAGGAGGTGTTGAAGGAGATGAAGCTAATAATATTATCTCTGTGGATCAATGGGGAACAGGGATATGGCTTTCTATGGAAAGTGCATTTGCATCCTGTGAAAATCTTAAAATTCTGGCTACTGATATTCCTGATTTGTCAAGCGTTACTAATATGGAAGGGATATTTGCGAATGCTCTTATTGTCAACCCTGATGTTAGCGATTGGGAAATAGGTAATGTAACCAGTCTAAGAGGTGCGTTTTTTAATGCAGAATCTGCAAACCCTGATATAAGTAATTGGAATATTTCTAACGTTTCTAACGCAGCTATTATGTTTGAAAATAGTGCTTTGTCAACAGAAAATTATGACAAATTACTTATTAGTTTTGCTAATCAAACACGGCAAAATAATGTCTTTTTTGATTCTTTTCCAGCCACTTTTTGTTCTGATGAAGCTGCTGCTGCAAAAGCCATTTTAGTCAATGAAAGTAATTGGCGTATTATTGACGGCGGTCGATGTGAATAA
- a CDS encoding RagB/SusD family nutrient uptake outer membrane protein, which yields MKNRLIMKTKYHMMLVLLVLVAASCSFDEDIDPNGPSLEGVESNASLRQLNELIIGVQASSREGLGIETTTSGTLARELYLFDADPRNTGDLLGKNGIQLDDNSFYSTAQFVGSYRCIKNANVLLEALDNTQVIEEMDKNGYRGFAKTYIAYELIQILKSYGTARIDVADPDNPGPFLEFDAALVEIRNLLDEAENDLSGFTSLDQFLFPISGFGNLIDTSGEMGDDVRDDNSQITIDEFILFNRGVAALAAVYAGDGTGALSELSNSYFDLMGSLTNGPKYVFGLGAGDLPNGVFRSPSTSAEEPNNADQIIVHDSWINDAEAGDTRVASKAAVRPMPSAQDGLNGTNETRLYASNVTPIDILRNEELILLYAEASILANNLQDAEDALNVIRNAAGLVDYAGAQTSGDLTTELLNQRRYSLWAENHRMFDLRRYGLSNTLPIDRAGDQVFNVLPIPLSENQ from the coding sequence ATGAAAAATAGATTAATAATGAAAACGAAATATCATATGATGCTTGTTTTACTGGTTTTGGTAGCAGCATCGTGTTCTTTTGATGAGGATATAGATCCTAATGGGCCAAGTCTTGAAGGTGTAGAATCTAATGCTTCTTTACGACAACTTAATGAATTAATAATTGGAGTTCAAGCTAGTTCGAGAGAAGGTCTTGGTATAGAAACAACGACTAGTGGTACGTTAGCAAGAGAGCTATATTTATTTGATGCAGATCCTAGAAATACGGGTGATTTATTAGGGAAAAATGGAATTCAATTGGATGATAATTCTTTTTATAGTACCGCTCAGTTTGTTGGAAGTTATAGATGTATCAAAAATGCAAATGTCTTATTAGAAGCATTGGATAACACACAGGTTATAGAGGAAATGGATAAAAATGGATATCGAGGTTTTGCTAAAACTTATATTGCATATGAGCTTATTCAGATTTTGAAATCCTATGGTACGGCAAGAATTGATGTAGCAGATCCGGATAATCCTGGTCCTTTTTTAGAATTTGATGCCGCACTTGTAGAAATTAGAAACTTGTTAGACGAAGCTGAAAATGATTTAAGTGGATTTACTTCTTTAGATCAATTCTTATTCCCTATTTCAGGTTTTGGTAATTTAATAGATACATCGGGTGAGATGGGAGATGATGTACGTGATGATAATAGTCAAATCACTATTGATGAATTCATTTTATTTAATAGAGGGGTAGCCGCCCTTGCTGCAGTATATGCAGGAGATGGAACTGGTGCTCTTTCAGAACTATCAAACTCTTATTTTGATCTTATGGGAAGTTTAACCAATGGGCCTAAATATGTTTTTGGATTAGGAGCTGGAGATCTACCTAATGGTGTTTTTCGTTCACCTTCCACATCCGCTGAGGAACCAAATAATGCGGATCAGATTATTGTTCACGATAGTTGGATAAATGATGCTGAAGCAGGTGATACACGAGTAGCATCTAAAGCAGCGGTTAGACCAATGCCAAGTGCTCAGGATGGACTCAATGGAACAAATGAAACGAGATTATATGCATCGAATGTAACACCAATTGACATTCTTAGAAATGAAGAATTGATATTGTTATATGCAGAAGCAAGTATATTGGCTAATAATTTACAAGATGCAGAGGATGCATTGAATGTAATTCGTAATGCAGCCGGTTTAGTAGATTATGCTGGTGCTCAAACATCAGGAGATCTAACAACGGAACTTTTAAATCAAAGACGTTATTCTTTATGGGCAGAGAATCATAGAATGTTTGATTTAAGAAGATATGGATTGTCTAATACGTTACCTATTGATAGAGCAGGAGATCAAGTATTTAATGTTTTACCAATACCGTTGTCAGAAAATCAATAA